The Actinoplanes sp. N902-109 genomic interval CGCCGCCGGGGCAGTAGAAGGCCGAGCCGCCGGCCGTGGCGTCGGGGTGGTCGCACTGCGGGGCCTTGCCGCTGAACGGCTGGACCTGCAGGGTGGTCCAGGGCTGACCGGCGAGCTGCGGGAAGGTCTTGGACCAGTAGCCCTGGGCGTCGGCGGCGAGTTCGTTGACCGCGTCGGCGTAGGGCAGGTCGCCGCCGGTCGCGGCGTCCTCGCGGCTGGTGAACGGCACCTCGGTGACCGGCAGGTTGTCCTCGCGGTAGGCCGCGCAGGTCGCGGGCCCCTTCTCGACGCCGTCCTGGAAGGCCCGGATCCGGTCGAAGGCGTTGCCGTGCGCCTGCGGGTTCGCCGCGGACGTGCCGGGCTGGTCGCGCAGCTGGAGCAGGCCGGCGACGGTGTTGTCGAGCTGTTCCGGGGTGACGTCCTTGAACACGGTGGACCGCCCGGCCAGCACGTCGGCGGTCCAGGCGCCGGCGAAGCAGTCGGCCTGTTGCTCCAGCACGACCGTGGGCTGGTCGCCCAGGCCGAGCCGGGTCTGGATGGCGTGGCCGTACTCGTGGGCGACCACGACGCCGGCCAGCAGCGGCCCGAAGTTCTCCTGCAGCTGCGGGATGAGCACCTCGGCGTCCCAGGCGATGAAGTCGCCGTCGGGGCAGTAGAACGCGTTGGGCTGGTACTCGCCGGGCTGGCCGCCGCAGGCCGGGGGCGGGTCGCTGCGGGTGTACGGGTGGTAGCCCCCCTGCACCGGCTTGAACGCCTTGCCGTCGCTGATCCGCGGGAAGGCGCCGGTCCAGAAGCGCTCGACGTCCTTGAGCGCCGGGGTGATCACGTCCCCGCCGGTGGCCGCCCGGTCACGGCCGGGACGGTCCGGCCCGCT includes:
- a CDS encoding neutral zinc metallopeptidase produces the protein MRVLRGLAAGCLPLVLAGCVVVSSSSSGPDRPGRDRAATGGDVITPALKDVERFWTGAFPRISDGKAFKPVQGGYHPYTRSDPPPACGGQPGEYQPNAFYCPDGDFIAWDAEVLIPQLQENFGPLLAGVVVAHEYGHAIQTRLGLGDQPTVVLEQQADCFAGAWTADVLAGRSTVFKDVTPEQLDNTVAGLLQLRDQPGTSAANPQAHGNAFDRIRAFQDGVEKGPATCAAYREDNLPVTEVPFTSREDAATGGDLPYADAVNELAADAQGYWSKTFPQLAGQPWTTLQVQPFSGKAPQCDHPDATAGGSAFYCPGGDFAAFDNRRLGPALYQNIGDNAVGMLLGSLFARAAQDRRGASTAGQAGQLAVDCLAGSWTNELLTRRPGEGLTLSPGDLDEAVAALLAFGRAGDTSGAGAFQRIASYRSGVLDGLTACT